A region of Diospyros lotus cultivar Yz01 chromosome 3, ASM1463336v1, whole genome shotgun sequence DNA encodes the following proteins:
- the LOC127796158 gene encoding probable glucuronoxylan glucuronosyltransferase IRX7: MRFSQTTRNGRQADNKPNIGFTKYLKLVIWFSISCYLFSSLIGHKSITSLPKTTLSQPKTTRALSESLNTTVLKHSRPPQGLLKDLKVYVYDLPAKYNGDWLANERCSNHLFAAEVAIHRALLNSDLRTLDPWEADFFFVPVYVSCNFSTVNGFPAIGHARSLISSAIQLISWELPFWNRSLGSDHVFVASHDFGACFHTLEDVAIADGVPEFLKNSVILQTFGVKYQHPCQEVENVVIPPYVSPESIRSNLLKHAATARRDIFAFFRGKMEIHPKNVSGRFYSKRVRTAIWQKYSGDRRFYLKRQRFAGYKSEIVRSVFCLCPLGWAPWSPRLVESVVLGCVPVIIADGIRLPFPAAVRWPEISLTVAEKDVGKLGAILTHVAATNLTTIQSNLMDPAKRRALLFHDSVQEGDASWQVLHALSLKLHRSHRRSRLPNKSGFDT; the protein is encoded by the exons ATGAGATTTTCACAAACCACCAGGAATGGAAGACAAGCAGATAACAAACCCAATATTGGCTTCACCAAATACCTGAAATTGGTTATCTGGTTTTCAATCTCCTGCTATCTCTTTTCCAGCCTCATCGGCCATAAATCCATCACCTCTCTCCCCAAAACCACCCTTTCTCAACCCAAAACCACCCGTGCCCTCTCCGAGTCCCTCAATACCACCGTTCTAAAACACTCCAGACCCCCTCAAG GTTTGTTGAAGGACTTGAAGGTGTACGTCTACGATTTGCCGGCCAAGTACAACGGCGACTGGCTGGCCAACGAGCGGTGCAGCAACCACCTCTTCGCCGCCGAGGTGGCCATCCACCGAGCTCTGCTGAATAGCGATCTACGGACGCTGGACCCCTGGGAGGCCGACTTCTTCTTCGTCCCCGTCTACGTCTCCTGCAACTTCAGCACCGTCAATGGATTTCCCGCCATCGGCCACGCACGCTCTCTGATATCGTCGGCCATCCAACTCATCTCGTGGGAGCTTCCGTTCTGGAACAGAAGCCTCGGCTCCGACCACGTCTTCGTCGCTTCTCACGATTTCGGGGCTTGTTTTCACACACTG GAAGACGTGGCAATCGCAGATGGCGTCCCAGAGTTCTTGAAGAACTCTGTAATACTACAAACGTTCGGCGTCAAATACCAGCACCCATGTCAAGAAGTCGAGAACGTGGTGATCCCACCATACGTCTCACCGGAAAGCATAAGGTCGAACCTCTTGAAACATGCGGCCACCGCCCGGCGGGACATTTTCGCGTTCTTCAGAGGCAAAATGGAAATCCATCCCAAGAACGTCAGCGGTCGTTTTTACAGCAA GCGTGTGAGGACGGCGATATGGCAGAAGTACAGCGGTGACCGGAGGTTTTACTTGAAGAGGCAGAGATTCGCCGGTTACAAGTCGGAGATAGTGCGGTCTGTTTTCTGCCTGTGCCCGCTTGGGTGGGCTCCGTGGAGTCCGAGGTTGGTGGAGTCGGTGGTTTTGGGGTGCGTCCCGGTCATAATCGCGGACGGCATCCGGTTGCCCTTCCCTGCAGCCGTTAGGTGGCCGGAGATATCGCTCACGGTGGCGGAGAAAGACGTCGGAAAGTTGGGCGCCATTCTCACACACGTGGCAGCGACCAACCTCACCACGATCCAGAGCAATCTCATGGACCCCGCCAAGAGGCGGGCCCTATTGTTCCACGACAGCGTCCAAGAAGGCGACGCCTCGTGGCAGGTCCTTCATGCCCTATCCCTTAAGCTACACCGGTCCCACAGAAGATCGCGGCTTCCAAACAAATCAGGATTTGACACGTAG